In a single window of the Drosophila subpulchrella strain 33 F10 #4 breed RU33 chromosome X, RU_Dsub_v1.1 Primary Assembly, whole genome shotgun sequence genome:
- the LOC119557993 gene encoding uncharacterized protein LOC119557993 isoform X1 has product MSNPDENQWPFQGNPRTSGNMNRQVNETPRNSFYQSELMDCEMPSTSRAAQNQATVSNTGEVGFDFSFDNAFVNNSAENYSSRHWEHQAIHMSGNEDSMLIDFVSEHASYIDIYAETSNREQEQRMECDFDWSTIGVPDNQTTIRPNQLLQGQAENMMQWENNVEERPLQPIQGQNPNVMQWENNVEERPLQMKMEEPSYNMISGDPSLETRSKELPFQNMIVERPLQRLMEDPSYNMISGEPSLERMVEEPSYEMSLEPPLETKSKGIAFQNLIAKRPRSGELAFQSIKAEIPSQRMVQEPSRNNISGETPLENKSEEQVFQKIMPERPLQRMVEEPSYNMISGEPPLETRSNELALQNIVAYPSPVRVGENQNPVPPASQESDFADPLEILPLLDSMPTDNDENLAGDFSEWWDNIDEPDSGNQEYQRSGIFTANPNESQAQSYTEYGFNTYAYAANPNCVDTISVSYTRTMSAASKPTRGKVNKRKNPKPKKEPAKRNLAAPSKPSISQIRREAAKRERLANAPPKKPRKTKQAAKASSYTNSGQNPDPADPSQPGTFAATKPQKRTYTKRAKKANISQIENNTEATVGANNPTEAVGLSEISPVIPTIPMDPNIPTPPVQSIGKTIKPKAPRRKKAPVVPPEGSDGTVQPPPKTKAPRKPRAPRKPRQTKASLKKQQEEEALRLLMAPPAPMEPIPIGVPMESIPIGVPMEPMPLPVPIENSATNEPMEPKTVSPIRIRMSAYDTATPRVLSRGKSIENLMAVFNKKTPPRFPSISPDHLEFPEISHPMADTVILEKSITPNEDPKERFISRSRPVSPCLSMRSSRSASSSSSGSNGSSRSSSSCSSSSSGSSSSGSSSSGSSSSGSSSSGSSSSGSSSSGSSSSDSSSSGSSSSGSASSGSSSSGSSSSGSSSSGSSSSGSSSSGSSSSASSCSSCSRKLKKIKPEPQNPDPPLESSSQIYIGLDQRTNFESPMTYMQNLQPPLESSSQKNTGWVQPTNLQKSNPPLESSSQINTGLDQPMNLESSSPPRMPVQSSDPPLESFLEINTDLGQPTNLESPSPPRTPCTNPVTFEDFLKALGGENIPVVSPIPSRPFDTLEYEEDRIPPPPLYEPYTGGRDREKTQLRSGISMTQTHVIMQMQMQNSAEQYGAQVSNWNLVHMRNVYETQVKSFESEASVSNNEPDVNSYDPKRFESNQYVYQNFSQQTQEYIQQPLNMPRPIKTEFITGNSEVWKAANEPDVNSYDPKRFESNVKPCGPNISRPDIPPHTPLTQVPDQEKSRPQNLSDEMKYVDRNIKNKAEKCILRPSKIPRPIKGYFSGKFQVSKSSNVPDVSYYNPNRLESNVDLCSPSVSRPYTHFSPMTEPEKPGLQKLIDETEYLDRNFQKQAQLPNQEPFKMTNPVGTKCESVSTYQPDVIPYDTNIFETYMNICSPLTATPDNSPGSNTISESGLGPSPPIGELMDKLVRPTAPKTTNETENVDPIVQEHMVQDPEEKSLKVMDILTNQTGKQSQAQVLIEKPLEEPKSVAPVVKLEHSKDPLPIGSNSINESDGKPSHPKMSQPDVKLSELDMKPCNSSISEIDSKPCSPKTSTPKLPVKRKYTRTKKVETNPKSPKPKKEAKKPKSPKPKKEAKKPTASKPKTEEKKPRSRKQKNDTPKTESSKGPLTPKNSDPQFQDQVKQDGKENLQDVLSSPTEKQSEAQLSLLKPSDGKKQKTPKPKNDSQKPGSSKGSRTPKNSDPKSQDQVLQNAKENSLERIGLEKKSEAQKSLQKPREEPKSIKPDLKSCTDVNLSKPKVSEPGNKFCTPTPLSKRRRTMPAITRPQKPIDSEAEPNSNNSNRKMAIAKRRGSVLVDSSAKAKAWKSSLEPDIKLSARKMSFDQRLSEADMMPLTKKKPPARRRSSIFIEPLKLKDLKPGTSKATKPDMNPSTSKVTETYIKPSNSKGAKANNTLPTSKVFKAYITRSRASETDSAPSKAPEIDGKKSDNTPSTSTAAEHDNTPSTSEAGAQNNAPNPNTLLQYKIPKLRADGSNTPPITTETSEAENLIQSSDSIQANPVESSDSTQPNPTGSSDSTQPNPTGSSDSTQPNPTGSSDSTQPNPTGSSDTTEANPPRSSDSTQPYPGRRSDSFRPNPTRRNNYYPPIGRARNTDSPYPNYPNDFPSYERHRRMAYEEEEAYYRESYYLEKQRRLNRYDDRLHRYDERPYPEDYSLRRRPLSPGVYRGRDPPEPYHPYRRGRLPHERNLPMDDYRPAYPYMDDPPPKDGHLNRGYPYAPEKYPEPSPNYQDHHPLEFDVSNRYRSNNAHPSTAPSTAPSTTPNPPRPPQAEIKDVSDNNSL; this is encoded by the exons ATGAGTAACCCAGACGAAAATCAATGGCCATTTCAAGGGAATCCCCGTACATCGGGGAACATGAACCGCCAAGTGAACGAGACTCCGCGGAACTCCTTTTACCAG AGTGAGCTAATGGACTGCGAGATGCCTTCTACATCCAGGGCTGCACAAAACCAG GCTACCGTTTCTAATACTGGCGAAGTGGGCTTCGACTTTTCATTTGACAACGCGTTCGTGAACAATTCAGCAGAAAATTACAGCTCTCGCCATTGGGAACACCAAGCAATTCACATGTCTGGTAACGAGGATTCTATGCTAATTGACTTTGTATCGGAACATGCAAGCTATATAGATATCTATGCCGAAACCAGTAACCGCGAGCAG GAGCAAAGGATGGAATGCGATTTTGATTGGAGCACCATCGGGGTTCCAGACAACCAGACAACCATTCGCCCAAATCAGCTGCTTCAGGGCCAAGCTGAAAATATGATGCAGTGGGAAAATAACGTGGAAGAGCGCCCGTTGCAGCCGATCCAGGGACAAAACCCAAATGTGATGCAGTGGGAAAACAACGTGGAAGAACGCCCTTTGCAGATGAAGATGGAGGAACCCTCGTACAATATGATATCGGGGGATCCATCATTGGAAACACGATCCAAGGAACTCCCTTTTCAGAACATGATAGTAGAACGCCCTTTGCAGAGATTGATGGAGGATCCATCGTACAATATGATATCGGGGGAGCCATCATTGGAAAGGATGGTGGAGGAACCCTCGTACGAGATGTCGTTGGAGCCACCATTagaaacaaaatcaaaagGCATCGCTTTCCAGAATTTGATTGCAAAACGCCCAAGATCTGGAGAGCTCGCTTTTCAGAGTATTAAAGCAGAAATCCCTTCGCAGCGCATGGTGCAGGAACCTTCGCGCAATAATATATCAGGGGAGACACCATTGGAAAACAAATCGGAAGAGCAAGTTTTCCAGAAGATAATGCCAGAACGCCCTTTGCAGAGGATGGTGGAGGAACCCTCGTACAATATGATATCAGGGGAGCCACCGTTGGAAACTAGATCGAATGAGCTCGCTTTGCAGAATATAGTGGCATATCCATCACCAGTAAGAGTGGGGGAAAATCAAAATCCAGTGCCTCCCGCATCGCAAGAATCCGATTTCGCAGAT CCCTTAGAAATTTTGCCGCTTCTGGATTCCATGCCCACTGATAACGACGAAAATCTAGCGGGGGATTTTAGTGAATGGTGGGATAATATTGATGAACCAGATTCAGGAAACCAAGAATATCAGAGAAGTGGAATATTTACGGCCAATCCAAATGAATCGCAAGCTCAGTCATATACCGAATATGGTTTCAATACATATGCTTATGCAGCCAATCCAAATTGTGTTGATACGATTTCGGTAAGTTATACCAGGACTATGAGTGCGGCATCCAAGCCAACCAGAGGGAAAGTAAATAAGAGAAAAAACCCCAAGCCCAAAAAGGAGCCGGCTAAGAGGAACTTGGCTGCTCCATCTAAGCCCAGTATTTCTCAGATAAGGAGAGAGGCTGCCAAGAGAGAGAGGTTAGCGAATGCGCCCCCAAAAAAGCCGAGAAAAACCAAACAGGCGGCCAAGGCATCTTCATATACAAATTCAGGCCAAAATCCGGATCCTGCTGACCCATCTCAGCCCGGCACTTTTGCGGCAACCAAACCTCAAAAGCGAACTTATACTAAAAGAGCAAAAAAGGCGAATATATCTCAAATCGAAAACAATACCGAGGCTACCGTGGGAGCAAATAACCCAACAGAAGCTGTGGGGCTTTCTGAAATATCTCCCGTAATACCGACAATTCCAATGGATCCTAATATTCCAACTCCACCTGTACAGTCGATCGGCAAGACGATCAAACCAAAGGCCCCTAGGCGAAAAAAGGCTCCGGTTGTACCACCTGAAGGATCGGATGGAACCGTACAACCACCACCTAAAACCAAGGCACCACGTAAGCCAAGGGCCCCTCGAAAGCCTCGACAGACTAAGGCATCTTTGAAAAAACAACAGGAGGAAGAGGCACTCAGGCTGCTTATGGCACCGCCAGCACCAATGGAACCCATTCCCATAGGGGTGCCAATGGAGTCCATTCCCATAGGGGTGCCAATGGAACCCATGCCACTGCCGGTACCTATAGAAAACAGCGCCACGAACGAGCCAATGGAACCAAAAACTGTGTCTCCGATTAGGATTCGAATGTCTGCTTATGACACAGCCACTCCAAGGGTTCTAAGTAGGGGAAAGAGCATTGAAAATTTGATGGCagttttcaataaaaaaacaccCCCAAGATTTCCGTCAATTTCGCCAGATCATTTGGAATTCCCAGAGATATCACATCCAATGGCTGACACAGTT attttagaaAAATCGATTACGCCGAATGAGGACCCAAAAGAGCGCTTCATATCAAGATCCCGACCTGTATCTCCATGCTTGTCAATGCGTTCATCTCGTTCGGCCTCAAGCTCGTCATCCGGATCGAACGGGTCTTCCAGGTCCTCGTCATCgtgttctagttctagttCGGGATCATCCAGTTCGGGATCTTCCAGTTCGGGATCTTCCAGTTCGGGATCTTCCAGTTCGGGATCTTCCAGTTCGGGATCTTCCAGTTCAGGATCTTCTAGTTCGGATTCTTCCAGTTCGGGATCTTCCAGTTCGGGATCTGCCAGTTCTGGATCTTCCAGTTCGGGATCTTCCAGTTCGGGATCTTCCAGTTCGGGATCTTCCAGTTCGGGATCTTCCAGTTCGGGATCTTCTAGTTCAGCGTCTTCCTGTTCATCATGCTCAAGAAAACTCAAGAAGATTAAACCAGAGCCACAGAATCCGGATCCACCACTGGAATCTTCCTCACAAATATATATCGGTTTGGATCAACGAACTAATTTTGAGTCACCGATGACGTACATGCAAAATCTGCAGCCACCACTAGAATCTTCCTCACAAAAAAATACCGGTTGGGTTCAACCTACTAATTTGCAGAAATCGAATCCACCACTGGAATCTTCCTCACAAATAAATACCGGTTTGGATCAACCAATGAATTTAGAGTCATCATCGCCACCGAGGATGCCCGTGCAGAGTTCAGATCCACCACTGGAATCTTTTTTAGAAATAAATACCGATTTGGGTCAACCAACTAATTTGGAGTCACCATCGCCGCCGAGGACTCCCTGCACGAACCCTGTTACATTTGAAGACTTTCTGAAAGCCCTGGGAGGCGAAAACATTCCCGTTGTATCGCCGATTCCCAGCCGACCATTTGATACTTTGGAGTATGAAGAAGATAGGATTCCACCGCCACCATTATATGAACCCTACACTGGTGGCAGGGATAGGGAGAAAACTCAACTGAGATCTGGAATATCGATGACACAGACGCATGTT attatgcaaatgcaaatgcaaaattCAGCAGAACAATATGGGGCTCAAGTATCTAATTGGAATCTCGTACACATGCGCAACGTATACGAAACTCAGGTGAAATCTTTTGAATCTGAGGCTTCGGTATCAAACAATGAACCAGATGTTAACTCCTATGATCCAAAGCGGTTTGAATCTAATCAATATGTGTATCAAAACTTTTCGCAGCAGACACAAGAATATATCCAACAGCCCCTTAACATGCCAAGGCCAATCAAAACTGAGTTTATAACCGGCAATTCTGAAGTATGGAAAGCAGCCAATGAACCAGATGTTAACTCTTATGATCCCAAGCGGTTTGAATCTAACGTGAAGCCCTGCGGTCCTAATATTTCAAGGCCAGATATACCGCCACATACTCCTTTAACACAAGTCCCTGATCAGGAAAAATCGAGGCCTCAAAACCTGAGTGATGAAATGAAATATGTGGATCGAAACATTAAGAATAAAGctgaaaaatgtattttaaggCCCTCTAAAATTCCAAGGCCAATCAAAGGATATTTTTCCGGTAAATTTCAAGTGTCGAAATCAAGCAATGTACCAGATGTTAGCTACTATAATCCCAATCGGCTTGAGTCTAACGTGGATCTCTGTAGTCCTAGTGTTTCTAGGCCATATACTCATTTTTCACCTATGACTGAACCAGAAAAACCGGGGCTTCAAAAACTGATCGATGAAACGGAATATTTAGATCGTAATTTTCAGAAGCAGGCTCAACTACCTAATCAAGAGCCCTTTAAAATGACCAACCCAGTCGGAACTAAATGCGAATCCGTTTCGACCTATCAACCAGATGTTATCCCCTATGATACCAATATATTTGAGACTTACATGAATATCTGTAGTCCTTTGACTGCTACGCCAGATAACAGTCCTGGCAGTAATACGATTTCTGAATCAGGCTTGGGTCCAAGTCCTCCTATTGGAGAACTGATGGACAAGCTGGTAAGGCCGACTGCTCCAAAAACTACCAATGAAACCGAAAATGTAGATCCAATTGTCCAGGAACACATGGTGCAAGACCCGGAGGAAAAATCTTTGAAAGTGATGGATATTTTGACAAACCAGACTGGAAAACAATCCCAGGCACAAGTGCTTATCGAAAAGCCTTTGGAAGAACCCAAGTCCGTCGCACCTGTTGTAAAATTGGAACACTCAAAGGATCCTCTACCAATAGGCTCAAATTCAATCAATGAATCTGATGGGAAACCAAGTCATCCTAAAATGTCCCAACCAGATGTAAAACTTTCGGAATTAGATATGAAACCATGTAACTCAAGCATATCTGAAATAGATTCGAAGCCCTGCAGTCCCAAAACTTCCACACCAAAACTTCCAGTAAAACGAAAGTATACGAGAACCAAGAAAGTTGAGACAAACCCGAAGTCTCCGAAACCTAAAAAGGAAGCGAAAAAACCGAAGTCTCCAAAACCTAAAAAGGAAGCGAAAAAACCGACGGCTTCGAAACCTAAAACGGAAGAGAAAAAGCCGAGGTCTCggaaacaaaaaaatgataCGCCAAAAACAGAGTCTTCAAAGGGGCCTCTGACGCCGAAGAATTCAGATCCACAGTTCCAGGACCAGGTAAAACAAGACGGAAAGGAAAACTTACAAGATGTTTTATCAAGCCCGACAGAAAAGCAATCTGAGGCACAATTATCTCTTCTGAAGCCCAGTGACGGGAAAAAACAGAAGActccaaaaccaaaaaatgaTTCGCAAAAGCCAGGGTCTTCAAAGGGGTCTCGTACACCGAAGAATTCAGATCCAAAGTCCCAGGACCAGGTCTTGCAAAACGCAAAGGAAAACTCTTTAGAACGCATTGGCTTGGAAAAGAAATCTGAGGCACAAAAATCACTTCAGAAGCCCAGAGAAGAGCCCAAGTCAATTAAACCAGATTTAAAATCCTGCACTGATGTGAATCTTTCGAAACCCAAAGTCTCTGAACCGGGAAATAAATTCTGTACTCCTACACCTTTGTCAAAGCGAAGGCGCACTATGCCAGCGATTACAAGGCCTCAAAAACCAATCGATTCGGAGGCAGAACCAAATTCGAATAACTCCAATCGTAAAATGGCTATTGCTAAGCGTAGAGGATCGGTACTAGTTGATTCATCAGCAAAAGCCAAGGCATGGAAATCATCTCTTGAGCCAGATATCAAACTCTCTGCTCGTAAAATGTCCTTTGATCAGAGATTATCGGAGGCAGATATGATGCCCCTTACTAAGAAAAAACCACCAGCAAGGCGTCGTTCTTCGATATTTATTGAACCACTGAAACTAAAGGATTTGAAACCAGGTACTTCTAAAGCTACTAAACCTGATATGAATCCAAGTACTTCAAAAGTTACTGAAACATATATTAAACCGAGTAATTCTAAGGGtgctaaagcaaataataCACTCCCTACATCTAAAGTTTTTAAAGCATATATTACAAGATCTAGGGCCTCCGAAACAGATAGTGCACCATCTAAGGCTCCTGAAATAGATGGTAAAAAATCTGATAATACACCCTCTACATCAACTGCTGCTGAGCACGATAATACACCCAGTACGTCTGAAGCTGGTGCACAAAATAACGCTCCAAATCCGAATACGCTTCTTCAATATAAAATTCCAAAGCTGCGAGCTGATGGTTCAAAT ACACCACCGATAACAACTGAGACCTCCGAAGCGGAGAATCTGATTCAAAGTTCTGATTCCATTCAGGCAAATCCGGTTGAAAGTTCTGATTCTACTCAACCGAATCCGACTGGAAGTTCTGATTCTACTCAACCGAATCCGACTGGAAGTTCTGATTCTACTCAACCGAATCCGACTGGAAGTTCTGATTCTACTCAACCAAATCCGACTGGAAGTTCTGATACTACTGAAGCGAATCCGCCTAGAAGTTCTGATTCCACACAACCGTATCCGGGCAGAAGATCTGATTCCTTCAGACCGAATCCGACTAGAAGGAACAATTATTATCCACCAATAGGAAGGGCTCGCAACACTGATTCGCCCTATCCGAACTACCCAAATGACTTTCCGTCCTATGAGAGACATAGGAGAATGGCTTATGAGGAGGAAGAAGCCTATTACAGGGAATCATATTATCTGGAGAAGCAGAGGAGACTCAATCGCTATGACGACAGACTCCATCGCTATGATGAGAGACCCTATCCAGAGGATTACTCGTTAAGACGTCGTCCGCTCTCTCCAGGGGTCTATCGTGGTAGGGATCCTCCCGAGCCCTATCACCCCTATCGCAGAGGCCGTTTGCCACATGAAAGGAACCTTCCAATGGACGATTATCGACCGGCTTATCCCTATATGGACGATCCACCACCAAAAGATGGCCATCTTAACAGAGGTTATCCGTATGCGCCAGAAAAATATCCAGAGCCTAGCCCCAACTATCAAGATCACCATCCGCTTGAGTTTGATGTATCTAACAGGTATAGATCGAACAACGCGCATCCAAGTACAGCACCAAGTACAGCACCAAGTACAACACCAAATCCACCGCGACCACCACAA GCCGAAATTAAAGACGTTAGTGATAATAACTCTTTATAG